From a single Andrena cerasifolii isolate SP2316 chromosome 8, iyAndCera1_principal, whole genome shotgun sequence genomic region:
- the LOC143372265 gene encoding uncharacterized protein LOC143372265, translating into MINSFPLDYMHLICLGVVKKLLSLWCCGKRRTKISQPSQNNISLTLINLSTSMPREFIRKPRSLDILTRWKATGFRQLILYTGPVVLLKNITDDRYLNFLALHIAFVILSHRKYFIHLDYAIELLQYYDETFKLLYGSEHVSHNIHNLLHLVDDVKNHGPLYDFSCFPFENFL; encoded by the coding sequence ATGATTAATTCGTTTCCGCTAGACTACATGCACCTGATTTGTCTGGGCgttgtaaaaaaattactcTCTCTGTGGTGTTGTGGCAAACGCCGTACCAAAATATCACAACCATCGCAAAACAACATATCATTGACATTAATAAACCTATCTACTAGCATGCCAAGAGAATTTATAAGAAAACCTCGAAGCTTGGATATTTTAACACGGTGGAAAGCAACTGGATTTCGTCAATTGATATTGTACACAGGACcagtagttttattaaaaaatataactgaCGAtaggtatttaaattttcttgcacTTCACATCGCATTTGTCATCTTGTCgcacagaaaatattttattcatctcGATTATGCAATAGAATTGTTACAGTATTATGATGAaacctttaaattattatatgggTCGGAACACGTCTCACACAACATTCATAATCTGTTACACTTGGTAGATGATGTCAAAAATCACGGACCTCTTTATGATTTTAGTTGCTTTCCGtttgaaaactttttgtaa